The following nucleotide sequence is from Podospora bellae-mahoneyi strain CBS 112042 chromosome 1 map unlocalized CBS112042p_1, whole genome shotgun sequence.
TGTTGTCTCGTCACCGCCATTTGAGATAGTTCTGTAGAAATGTCATGTCAATCTCAAGTAGTTCTGACGTcaaggaggatgggatggcAGATCCGATCTGCAATGGCATCTTTTCGTTCGATATCGAAACTGCCTGAAGCATGCTCAACTCGATTTGTCCAATATCGTCCAGCAGTTCAAGATGTGAAACTATCGCCACACCCGCTCTCCGGTCGGTCGGGATGTTCGGAAGGTGACACAAGCGGCTGTACTCGGAGCCACGAGGGGTGGAGAATGACTCGTGAGGTTTTCTGCATGGAAGTTGTGGGTCATGACATCTTCGGAAACAGCGCGAAGTTACTAGTTTTTCAGAAAGCAAGAGAAAATAGCGGGCTGGAGGATGGATGTCCAGATGTTGAGTGAGAGAGGTGCTCATTGTAGGGGGGCGGCAattcttcttttgtttggGGGCGTGAAGGAAGATGGTGTGAAGGGGTGTGAAAGTCTTTGGTGCTCGCTTAAGAAAACAAGCTTTCCGAAAGCTTGGCTCTGCTCCCGTCCCGGCGACACAACCTTGCCCACGGCCACCGGCTCGACCCACTCTCATCCAAACTGCAAAACCTACGGAGACGGAGTAGTAACTACAGTAAGAATTCTCAGTTCTCAACGAACTTGAGCTGTCATCAAATAATTGATTAGGTACCTCGAAATCAGCATGCCAGTGACAGTCCCTCATGGCCAGGTTTAAGACGGGAATGAAGACCACATTTGGCATGTAGAACACTCTTGAGGGACTGAGACGCAAGATAAATCACCAGCTATCTATAAGCCATCTCGCCGAGAGATAGAATGAATTATATTGATCCAGCCCCTTCTTAAACACTGCAGTTCCCCGACTCATAAGTCGTCGGAAGAACTATTTCCACTGCTTGTGATGGATGCCAAGTACCCCTCCTGAGTTTTGCGGTCATGTCGTTAAAAGGTGATACCTGGAAATGCATTGATATATTTGAGGTTGACCATCTGCCACAGCATATTCGTCTGTGCGACTGTGGCAGCAAGTTGATATTGAGACATCAAAACTTTAGTCTTCCACTATCTGCAAGTTGTTTGGGTCACTAAACCCTCAGGGACTGTAGTGGGAACACATCATACAAGCAGAGCCCAAGGCGACTGTGGTTGATGAATGATCGGTGACAAAAGCAAACGAGACTAGGTATGATGGGGACAAGGACATGAGGTTGCTGCGATTGATTTTGCAAACTCGTATGGACGTTTCAAACACGGTGAATTCGAATGAAAGCAGCTGCCAATGCCCGCCCCATGTTGGCAAAAGTCTTAAGCAATGGGAAAAGATACGATCCGTCACACTTGGTGCATAGAAAAGGAATCTGGACCTATCTATTTGTCCTTCTAGTTTATTTTCTCACAATAGCTGTTTATAAGCTACTAAGCCCAGTTGTAATATCCTTCATCAAATATTAAAGGTataagaagaagcaaaaacGCTGCACTTATAGGACTATCTACCTGCAGTGTCAGCACGTGACAAGCGAATATCCTCTGTGGCGCAATTGGCTAGCGCGTCTGACTGTTAATCAGGAGGTTGGAAGTTCGAGCCTTCCCGGAGGAGTTCTTTTTGTTCCTCCCCTTAACCTTCTAAAAATCACTGTCAATTTTTATGACCATCCATCAAGCTGGTCAGCCAGTGTGAAGAGCATTGTGGGATGGCTCTGCTCTTTTCATTAAAAGCTTGTTTTCGGCCGAGACCTTGCATGgagggagcttgggcccACGGCTGCAGATAAGGTTGAGGTGTGGTGGATCCGCACGTGACGATTGGCTGCAAATGCCAATGGCCTGTCGGGCTCTGGGTGCCGCGTCCAGTCCAGATTACGGTATTTCCAGTTTCATTTCATCCTCCTTGCAACACCAGCTTTTTGCGCACCGGTTTCCCGATTTACCGCCGGTAAAGATCGATACGCAAACGCGGGCCACAGACCGTCCAGTTgtccaaaaacaaccacagtCTCAAGTCTGGCCAGCAGCGCCTTCGATCCCGGTTCACAACCTGGCTTTAATGGGAAGACAGCCCGGCTGGAGCAGGCCGTACGACGGAGACATGCCCCGTCACATCGATCAAGATGTCCACAGCGCCTTTGTGGAATTTCGCAATGGCAGTAAGTTGGGTCACCTTACCGTCGTCACTGTATTGACAGTACCCGTACCCGTACCCACGCGCCACCGCCGCGTACACAACACATACATCACATACACCATGATACCTTACATGCTGCCCTCTGCTAACCTTGCCGTCATTGCGCTCCACACGTAGGCGAACCCAAGTGCATGTCGGTGCAATGCCTCTACTGCAACCAGACCCGCGCCAAAAACACCACGCGCCAGAAGCAGCACCTGCTCCAATGCGCCCCCTATCTCGCTGCCCACCCCGAGATAGCTCTCCAGGCCTCGGCCGCCGCAGACGAAGCCGCAGCTGCTGGCTCGTCGTCTGAACCACAACATGGCCACCCCGATGCCTCCCAATACCCGAACCCCAATCCCCCGCCGGGTGAGCATACCAACCTCGGTTTCATGCCAAACCCACGCATAAATGGCACCCCAAACCAGATGCCCGGCCATGGAGGACGTGCTTCGATAGGCGCGCCGGATGGAACACCGGCGGCGAAGCGCCAAAAGATGAAAAACTCCAACCTTCCCGAGATACCCCTCCGCGAAGTCCACGCTGCCTTTGCCGAGTTTAAAGCCAAGGACGATGACAAGTGCATGTCTGCGCGCTGTTTACACTGCAACCAGGTCCGGGCGAAAAACACCTCCAGGCAGCGGGAGCATCTGATGGTGTGCCCCGGCTACCAGAGCGtgctgaaggagaagatccCCGCGAATAACCTCCGTCACCAAtttgacgaggatgatgtcgcCAGCTCACTGGCGCTGCCTACCCCGTCCCTGACACTTGACTTCCGGATGAGTATCCGGGTCAAGCCAAAGCTCAGCATCGGCACTGCCAACTTTGGCCGGGAAAGCTGGATTTCGTGCGTTGGCGGTCAGTGGGCTGGGAGGTTTGGTAAGGGCATCCTGCTGCCTGGCGGCCAGGACAAGCAGACTACGGTCAAGGACATGGCTACGAGGATTGATGCGAGCTATCTTTTACAAACTAATGACGAACAACCTGCCTTGATTACATGCAAGGTCAAGGGCTGGTGGACGGGGGATCGGGATGTCATGGAACGGCTGCAGGACCCGGTGGCGGCCGACAATGTGGCTGCTCACCGGTATTTGTTCCGCGTGGTCATCGAGCTGGAGACGGGCGATGAGCGGTATGCAGATGTCAACACTGGGTTGTGGGTGGGGAGCGGGTGTAGAAGGGGTGCAGAGATTGTTTATGATGCCCACCGCGTCAGTTAGTTCTGGCTGCGGTTGTTTGAGGATACAAAAGCGCGTATCATTACATCCTCCTTTGCTGGGAGATCTCTACAATTTTTCACTGTAGATTTATTCGAATTGTACTTCTTCACCAGTATGGGTAGTGGGATATAGGGGCAGGGGGGCTGAAATGATACCAACTTTGTTTGAGAGCCTTCCTTCCATCCTacattttggcggtggtTATCGTCAGTAAAACACCAAGCACCTCACCTCCACGCTTTCTCTGTCTGCTGCAGTTATGTGCTCTGGATCTTCAACAGCACAGTGCGGCACTCTTCGAGCTGGACAGGTTAGATCACTGTCGAAACACTTGATGAGGATTACTTCTGtgggctgctggtggtgtttgtaGTACCACTTATGACTGCTGGAAggcttgggcttcttgacgGTCCAGGACTCGTTGCGTTTACCGGTCTTGAGGTAGATgatggaggcggggaggaggtcggtgTCGGGGACTGAGGGGGCAGAGCAGAGGGCTAGGGGGTCTCTcaggatgggggagaggggacgCCAGATCTGGGGGTGATTGTTAGGTAGGTTAAGTGGGTGTTTTccgggagggaaaggggggtgggttaCATTGATGATCTGCCATCGCTTCTGGCTGACTGCCGTAAAGTCAGTTTCGTTGGGGAACTGCTCCCTCAGCCTGAGGACCGCCCCGTCGTAGGATTGGTCGACATGGGCTCTATGCAAGGGACCTCGGCAGGCGGCATTGTTCTCTTTGATGCTGTGCCAGTGGGAGGGACCGCGCCGAACCTTGTGGTCGAAGGCTAGAACGTTGGAGGCGTTCGTGCTTGGGTGGGGGTTTAGCAACATGGTCATTGGTGCGGGTAAGGATGCGTGACGGACAGGTCTCGGATGAGCCGCTCACACTCCCTGTAGTAGTCGTGTGCTATCTGCCGTTCGTCGTGGAAGGCCGAAAAggaggtgggtttggtgtgGTATTGGAAGCCGTGGGTGTCAAGGGTGAATGTCGATTCGTGACCGGTGATATCGGTGACTGTCACGGGAATGGCAATCATGGGGCGGGAGTTGTTGACTTGGGTactggaaaaggggggtgttgatgagtGAGACATGAGAGGGAGCAGTGACAGAAAGGGGGTATGAGATACCTTCCCACGTATAccggtgttgggggggtgcCATCCTCTGGATCATCGTAGTAGTTGATCGTGGTGCCGATGTGGTGGCCCATGGTGGAATGTGATGACCCCTGTGTGAATCCCTCACCGGGGACCTGGATGACGGAGGCAGATCCGTCAGGGGTGAGGCTGCTGGTTGTCTGCACGTCTTCTCGGACTTACTCTGCATATGCCGGATGTTCACTTCACTCCACGAACTGCTTCGGTGATCAAAgataaagaagaaagagcAACTGGTCTGCTACGTTACCACTGTGGTTTAAACCGTCACAATTTAGCCAGCTTTTGACCAGTTACCCCGCTTTCTCACCAGATGCTCGATCTGGAGTTCGGGTCCCCCACCTCGCCAAAACCCTTGACAGCCATTACCACACTGTAAGCAAACCTTTTTATTCATGTATTATCATATTCAACCCGAAACTCGAACTTATCCAGCAAAGAGGTTGATTTAAGCTCTTTGAACCCTGGACGACGTTGCAGGCCTGTGGACCAATTCCTCGATGTTTGCCACTTTACCCCCTTGTTTAGCCTCCATCCTGACCTCTCGGCTATGAGGCTCTAAGTGcagcaaaagaaaacatgaaaaaaaaaaaaatagaccGCTTCTAGAACCTCTCAACCACAATTTTCGACGCCCAGTACTGTAAGACAAAAGGTCTCGCATCCGCGGAGCTGTCAAACATCAAACCTGTCAAGAAGTCGACCTGCATAGCTTCTCTGCAGATCTTATGTATATTCTCTAAGACATGCAGCGGCGAGGTCATAGGAAATCACATCAAGATGCAGCATGTTTAGCTTTTCATACAATCAGACCACTCCAAGCAACGGCTGTGGTCTTGATGAGCAACTCCGTCGTAAGCCAGAATAATAGTGAACTCGGGATCGCAGGTGCATGACAAGCATGTACACTCTTCGGCCACCAAGCTGTATGTCCTCGGAACGAGTCTGAAGTCAAGGCTCACGAAAGGTCGGCTTCGAGCCAACCTCTAAGCCCGCTGACAAATAACGACAGTCATCGCGGATGACTGGTGTGGTGTTCTTTCACAAGGTGAAGGTTTCGTCCAACAACGGGCAGCATGCTCAAGGCAGAGATGCGGAATTCAGAAGTGGAATGAACCCCGGTGTAAGTAGGTAGtggagcttggtgatgtgtcCCTGCAACTGCCGTGAACACCCTATTCATTCGTGGGGGTATGCTGGTTACCTGTCCCTCTGACACGCCTTCTCTCGATACCTTTTGGGTGTGGTATTGCAGGTGGGCGGGCCGTGCCTCAGGGACATGACAAAACGAGACCGAGGTTCCCGACCCCCAATACCTGACTGAGCTGGGGACCTGGTGGCTCTGGGAAGAGACGTGCTCAGTTCACTTGTGGGACGCTTCTTCCAAGGCATCAACATGTCGCTGTCCTTGCCTTTGTAAGCGCATGTGAGCAGTCATAAAAAGTTGAGCAGTGAGGTTCCATCAGAGGTCCGGAGTGCACTGCTGGAGACACCTCAGAGCGGCCCAGTATTTGTTGCGTGCTGGTGGCTTGCATGGGATccctggtgctgctgatCCCCAACGAATAAGAAATGGCTGGCCACCATCATGCAGCAGTGTGCCATTCCGAGGCTCGCAACGGAGCAGCTGTGGGAATTCCACCACGTAAGTGGAACTTCGCCGAAATCAACTAGCAAGAGCGTAAATGGGCGGCCCGCGACGGGAGTGAGAAAAACCCAAGAAGCTGGCCgtggatgtggatgtggcCAAGCACCAAGTTGGATGAAGCAACCGGGGATGATACCGGGGTGGCTTCTCCGgtcacccccccacccccccgcccACAAAAGATACCTAAACTATTGGCGGGATTTAATCCGGTGCTCTGCTAGCGGGTCCCTGGCCCCGCTGTTGGTCCATTTCACTTGTCCGGGGAGAGCTTTGGCAGGTGAGAACGAGGAGGGCAGATAGGTATTGGCTCTGTCGTTCGCCGGTCTCCCTCTGAGCCTGTCACGATGCAGGCAATAAATGGCCTAGAGATAAACGAGCGAATGGTATCCCTTGGGACACGAACGCTGCCTGTCAGCCGAGCCACGACAAATCGCGAGCGGcccgaggagagggggaagaaaaggtgaGTATGTgtgctgatggtgatgaggttaTCGCGACGGCCGATAAGCCATATAACGACATGGGTCTAGGATTGTTACAAGGACCTAGAGGGCATGCTCCGTCCTGCCCTGAGCCCTTCGAACATTGCGTCCCTGTGTCCTTTTGGTAGGTCGCTTCGGGGACTCGGAGCACTGCGCTGTCGATCGACCAAACTGTCAAACTAGGGCCCCAGACATCTCAATGCTCTTTGTCGCTCTGCCACGTTCGATGTGCATTCTGATACCTAATACTTGCATGCTTCTTTTGGCAAATGTCTCTTTTCTGTCACTGACAGCTCCCTTAAGCCCGCCGTGGCCCACGAAGATAAAAGCGGCCGTCCCCTGGAACTGACACCACGAGTCTGGCGTCAACACTCCAGTTAGGTATACATCACCAAGCTTCGCACCCCAGTCAACTGCGGAATACAAGGGCCCAGGACCGGCCAC
It contains:
- a CDS encoding uncharacterized protein (EggNog:ENOG503NWYE; COG:S) encodes the protein MPMACRALGAASSPDYGISSFISSSLQHQLFAHRFPDLPPVKIDTQTRATDRPVVQKQPQSQVWPAAPSIPVHNLALMGRQPGWSRPYDGDMPRHIDQDVHSAFVEFRNGSEPKCMSVQCLYCNQTRAKNTTRQKQHLLQCAPYLAAHPEIALQASAAADEAAAAGSSSEPQHGHPDASQYPNPNPPPGEHTNLGFMPNPRINGTPNQMPGHGGRASIGAPDGTPAAKRQKMKNSNLPEIPLREVHAAFAEFKAKDDDKCMSARCLHCNQVRAKNTSRQREHLMVCPGYQSVLKEKIPANNLRHQFDEDDVASSLALPTPSLTLDFRMSIRVKPKLSIGTANFGRESWISCVGGQWAGRFGKGILLPGGQDKQTTVKDMATRIDASYLLQTNDEQPALITCKVKGWWTGDRDVMERLQDPVAADNVAAHRYLFRVVIELETGDERYADVNTGLWVGSGCRRGAEIVYDAHRVS
- a CDS encoding uncharacterized protein (EggNog:ENOG503P04B); the encoded protein is MTMLLNPHPSTNASNVLAFDHKVRRGPSHWHSIKENNAACRGPLHRAHVDQSYDGAVLRLREQFPNETDFTAVSQKRWQIINIWRPLSPILRDPLALCSAPSVPDTDLLPASIIYLKTGKRNESWTVKKPKPSSSHKWYYKHHQQPTEVILIKCFDSDLTCPARRVPHCAVEDPEHITAADRESVEVRCLVFY